The Stigmatella aurantiaca DW4/3-1 genome contains the following window.
TCAGGGGTTGGATGGACTTGATGAGGCCCACGTAACGGCTGGTGAGCGTCGCGCTGTCCGGCACCTCCTCGTAGCTGAAGAAGTTGCCGTTGGGGTTCCACAGGTGGCCCGCGACCTTCAGGCCCAGGCCGCCGAACTCGCCCACCACCGCGGCGCGCGTGGCCGAAGGGGGCGGGGATCCCGGGCCCACGTAGACGTGCCAATCCACCAGGTCGCCGTTGCCGCCGTCCACCGCGTTGCAGCAGTTGATGCCACTCATGTTGTCCACCAGGCGGGTGGAATCCCAGCCCTTCACCAGATCGGCCAACCGGGCCTGGTCGTACTGGCCCCAGCCCTCGTTCTGGATCACCCAGGTGATGACCGAAGGGGAGCTGCGGTGCTCATCCACCATCTCGCGCATCTCAAGTTCGAACTGGGTGCGCGCCGCGGCGGTGGGGCTCTTGCCGGAATCCATCGAGGGCATGTCTTGCCAGACGAGGATGCCCAGCTTGTCGGCCCAGTAGAACCAGCGCTGGGGCTCGACCTTGATGTGCTTGCGGATGAGGTTGTAGCCAAGGTCCTTGTGCTTCTGGATGTCGAACTTGAGGGCCGCGTCCGTGGGCGCGGTGTAGATGCCGTCCGGCCAGTAGCCCTGGTCCAGGGTACCGATCTGGAAGACGAACTGGCCATTGAGCACCGGGCGCAGCACACCGCCCACGAGCTTCAGGCCCACCGAGCGCATGCCGAAATAGCTCGTCACCTGATCGACGGTGGTGGTGCCACTCTTGAGGGAGACGCGCAGGTCGTAGAGGAAAGGGCTTTCAGGGGACCACAGCTTGGGGTTGGGGACGGGGATGCGAATCTCCCCGTCCACGTTGCCCACCGCGCTGCCCACCTGGGTGGTGCCGTCGAAGGCGACGGCCTCGACCGTCTGGCCCGCGAGGCCCGTGCCGCGCACGGTGAGGCGCAGGGCGGAGCCGGTCACGTCCGGCGTCATGTCCAGGCGGGTGATGCGAGCCGAGGGCGTGGGCTCCAGCCACACCGTCTGCCAGATGCCCGAGGCGGCCGTGTATTCGATGCCCTGTGGGTTGTTGGTCTGCTTGCCCACGGGCTGGGTGCCCGCGTCGGTGGGATCATAGACGCCCACGATGAGCTCGTTGGTGCCACCGTTGAGGTTGCCGGTGATGTCGAAGCTGAAGGCGTCGAAGCCTCCTTGGTGCGTGCCGACCCGCTGGCCATTGACATAGACGGTGGCCTCCCAATCCACGGCGCCAAAGTGAAGGTTGACGCGGCGGCCACTCCAGGCGGCGGGGACGGTGAAGGTGCGGCGGTACCACATGCGATCCTGGTGCCGCTTGATGCCGGAGAGGCCGGACTCGATGGGGAAGGGGACGAGGATGCTCTCGGCGAGGTTCTGGCCGAAGGGAGGCGTCTGGCCCGCGGTGGCGTTGCCGAACTGCCACTCGCCGTTGAGGTTCTGCCAGTCGGCGCGGACCATCTGCGGCCGGGGATATTCCGGCAGGGCGTTGGTGGTGGACACCTGGGAGGTCCACTGCGTGGCCAAGGGGGGGGGCTTGGGCGCCCAGGCGGCGTGAGCGCCGTGGAGTGACAGCAAGCCACACAGCAGCGGCAGCAGCCGCAAGGAGGGGCTGCCCGCAGGTGCGAATCGGAGGGCTCGGTTCATGGCAAGCCCATTTAAACTAATTTTACCTGAATTTCCAGGAGGGCGGTGATGGCTCTTCGAGCAAAGGCAGGGGCTGCCTCACGCTGCGGCGCGTTGAACGTGCTCCGGTTCGGCAGCCGCAGGTGCTGCCTCGGCTAAGTCGCTGGGCAGGGTGGGATCAGCACTCGGTTGTGTAGGTTCCATCCCTCATCGCGTCGCAGCTGGCCTTCTCGATGCACTCGGCCAGCGTCTTGTCCGCGTCGGCCGCTTCGTCGGTGCACTCGGTATCCGTCTCCGCGTTGCCGTCGCCGTCGCTGTAGGGGATGCCGCACTCCTTGTACTTGTCCTTGAGCGCGCTGCCCGCCTTCTCACACGCATCCGAGCAGCCCGTTCCCAGCAGTGCGGCCAGGCCGAGAAGACCTGCCGCCAGAAGCTTCTTCATTGGAGGGATCCCTTGTCTCATGGGCCCTACTTCACCCTCAGGGGCTCCCTTCTATCCACTTCTCTCTACGAGAACGTTCACTGTCCGCGTGTCGCGAGGCGGACTGCGTTCAGCAGCTCACCGGAATCGATGAGCGCGCTCACGGCCGCGATGTCCCGGTGGAGTTCCCGGTCCTTCTCCATGGTGGGGATCTTGCTCCGGATGAGCTCGTACGCCGCCTGGGGGCCCTTTCCTGCCCGGGTGGGCTGGCGGTAGTCCAGCGCCTGGGCGGCCACCAACAGCTCGATGGCAAGGCACGAGCGGGTGAAGTCGGCCACCTGCCGGCCCTTGAGCGCCGCCGTCATGCCCATGGAGACATGGTCCTCCCGGCCTGCGGAGGAGGGGATGGAGTCCACCGAGGCGGGGTGGCTGAGTACGCGGGACTCGGCGACCAGTGCGGCGCTCGTCACCTGGGCGATCATGAAGCCCGAGTTGAGCCCCGAGTTCTTCGCCAGGAACGGCGGAAGCCCTGACAGCGACGGGTTGACGAGCTGCTCCACGCGGCGCTCGCTGATGGCCGACAGCTGGGTGAGCGCCATGGCCGCGACATCCAGCGCCAGCGACACGGGCTGGCCGTGGAAGTTGCCGCCCGAGACGATGCGCTCGGTCTCCACGAACACCAGTGGGTTGTCCGTGGCGCTGTTGACCTCCACCTCCAGAATGCGCCGGGCAAAGGCCAGCCCCTCGCGCGCCGCGCCGTGCACTTGGGGCATGCAGCGCAAGCTGTAGGGGTCCTGCACTTTGCTGCAGTTCGCGTGGGTCTCCACCAGCGCGCTGTCCGCCAGCAGCTCGCGCAGGTGGGCGGCGCAGGCCTTCTGTCCCTCGTGGGCGCGCACTTCCTGAATTTCAGGGATGAAGGGCTTGTGGCTGCCCAGCAGCCCCTCCAAGGTCATCGCCCCGGCGAGATCCGCCAGCTCCGCCAGCATCTCGGCGCGCAGTTGGAGCAGGGTGCCCACCGCGCACATGGCCTGGGTGCCGTTGACGAGCGCCAGCCCCTCCTTGGCCTCCAGCACCACGGGCTTCAGCCCCGCGCGCTCCAGCGCTTGGCCTCCCGGTAGCCGCTCGCCCTGGTAGAAGGCCTCGCCCTCGCCGATGAAGACCAGCGCCAGGTGCGCCAGGGGGGCCAGATCCCCCGAGGCCCCCACGCTGCCGCGCTCGGGCACCACAGGCACCACGTCGCGGTTGAGCATCTCCAGCGCGAGCGCCAGCGTCTCGGGCCGGATGCCCGAGTAGCCCTTGGCCAGCACGTTGCAGCGCAGCAAGAGCAGCACCCGGGCCTCGGGCAGCGGCAGCGGCGAGCCCACCCCGGCGGCGTGCGAGAGGATGAGGTTGCGCTGCAACTCACGCAGGTCCTTCTTCTCGATGCGGACCTCGGCCAGCGTCCCAAAGCCGGTGTTGATGCCGTAGGAGGGAGCGTCCCCGGCGGCCACCCGGTCCACCAGCTCGCGGGCGGCCTTCACCCGGGCGGCGGCGGCGGGGGTCAGCTCCACGGTGACGGTGTGACGGGCGACCTGGAGGATCTCCTCCAGCTTCA
Protein-coding sequences here:
- a CDS encoding AbfB domain-containing protein, with protein sequence MNRALRFAPAGSPSLRLLPLLCGLLSLHGAHAAWAPKPPPLATQWTSQVSTTNALPEYPRPQMVRADWQNLNGEWQFGNATAGQTPPFGQNLAESILVPFPIESGLSGIKRHQDRMWYRRTFTVPAAWSGRRVNLHFGAVDWEATVYVNGQRVGTHQGGFDAFSFDITGNLNGGTNELIVGVYDPTDAGTQPVGKQTNNPQGIEYTAASGIWQTVWLEPTPSARITRLDMTPDVTGSALRLTVRGTGLAGQTVEAVAFDGTTQVGSAVGNVDGEIRIPVPNPKLWSPESPFLYDLRVSLKSGTTTVDQVTSYFGMRSVGLKLVGGVLRPVLNGQFVFQIGTLDQGYWPDGIYTAPTDAALKFDIQKHKDLGYNLIRKHIKVEPQRWFYWADKLGILVWQDMPSMDSGKSPTAAARTQFELEMREMVDEHRSSPSVITWVIQNEGWGQYDQARLADLVKGWDSTRLVDNMSGINCCNAVDGGNGDLVDWHVYVGPGSPPPSATRAAVVGEFGGLGLKVAGHLWNPNGNFFSYEEVPDSATLTSRYVGLIKSIQPLMNRPGLSAAVYTEITDVEGEINGVLTYDRAIVKVDANQVRTAHLNLIAASRQLNTQGPLPLNQYRSLQVMVPGYTNRYLRHFESLGVTEVVNSASNGTLKQDTTFKIVPGLADAACYSFEPRNFPGSYLRHFNSRVRRDPRDGTALFDQDATFCVRPALDGSPGVSLESKNKPGFYLRHRNSEVWVDAFSDTLGFRQDAVWGITVPWWQSNANVPQGTFQSIQVTTAGYTNRYLRHIDSLGVTAVVDGASNATLKQDATFKLVPGLAESSCYSFESRNYPGQYLRHSNSRIRKDTPDGSVIFNQDATFCAQPGLSGTGVSFESFNFPGRYLRHAVSEVWIAAGIGSNWDSPESFSADATWNVVPPWAP
- the hutH gene encoding histidine ammonia-lyase, which codes for MSRPRLLIDGDTLKLEEILQVARHTVTVELTPAAAARVKAARELVDRVAAGDAPSYGINTGFGTLAEVRIEKKDLRELQRNLILSHAAGVGSPLPLPEARVLLLLRCNVLAKGYSGIRPETLALALEMLNRDVVPVVPERGSVGASGDLAPLAHLALVFIGEGEAFYQGERLPGGQALERAGLKPVVLEAKEGLALVNGTQAMCAVGTLLQLRAEMLAELADLAGAMTLEGLLGSHKPFIPEIQEVRAHEGQKACAAHLRELLADSALVETHANCSKVQDPYSLRCMPQVHGAAREGLAFARRILEVEVNSATDNPLVFVETERIVSGGNFHGQPVSLALDVAAMALTQLSAISERRVEQLVNPSLSGLPPFLAKNSGLNSGFMIAQVTSAALVAESRVLSHPASVDSIPSSAGREDHVSMGMTAALKGRQVADFTRSCLAIELLVAAQALDYRQPTRAGKGPQAAYELIRSKIPTMEKDRELHRDIAAVSALIDSGELLNAVRLATRGQ